The following nucleotide sequence is from Leucoraja erinacea ecotype New England chromosome 2, Leri_hhj_1, whole genome shotgun sequence.
GCCCCACTGAAGACAGAACACTTGAATAGTTTTATTTTACTCGCAGACTCTGCATAGGCAACTGAGTGGAAAATGACGCTATTATGAGTTCTATTCCTTTAACAAAACAGCTCATTAAGCTTTGTTGTTTTCTGACTACGTTCCTCCCGCATCACACCACCCCCAGCTGACAAGATGATCAAACAGTCTTAATGATGTTGAGTCATAGTTTATTATTGTGGTGCTCCCGCTCAAAATAACTAAAAGGTGGAATTATTTGCGAATGTTTCTTCTGTGGTAAATCACTAAAATGAGCAAACGTTGTGTAAGCTGTGTGATGTTACTTTTGACGGTATCGATCGAATGGCTATATATTAACATATGTGTTTGTTCCAGAGATATGCCATGACTTGTAATGTGTAGCTCATAAGAGCGTCTAATTGCATATTGGTACAAAAACACGCCGTTGTTGGTCTCTTGACGGTGCACAGAGGAAGAGCCAATAGCAACTGCATCACGAGGTGTCAACTCGCACCCAGTTGTACAAAACACTGCCCTTCTGAGGATTCTGTATTTGCAGCCATAAAAAAACACGACGGAAAGGAGGATTAGGTATTTGCCACAAAGGCAATGGGTTGTGCATCACTTGTTAGACTGCAGATCATACTTCATGTGCAATTCTCAATTCCAAAATCTTGAAACATCATGATTCCATTAATGTAATAACAAAAAAAGGATTTCTCCCCAATGGCGTATATTTACTTCTAAAGTTGACCATTTGATTCGGTATTACTAACAACGCACAACCAAACACAATAAAGATGGTGATTTGAATTGATAGAATAGACACAGCAAGAATAGCGCTTGGATTGGAATACAGGTACTTGACATTAGTTAAAGACTATACCATGAtgggcatccctggagagaaggaatagctgacgtttcgggtcgagacccttcttcacagtcgtcccgaagcatcacccattccatctcttcagagatgctgcctgtcccgctgagttactccgggatCTTGTgtgtagtgtaaaccagcatctgcagtttcttcccacacatctaTATTTCTTTAACAATGGTATCTGTAAcaacgtgtagaaaggaacagcaaatgctggtttataccgaaatcgacataaaatgctggagtagctcagcgcgtcagatagtctaaagaagggtctcgactcgaaacgtcacctattccttttctccagacatgctgtctgacccactgagttactccggcttttatgtctatcttccgtgtCTATAACAATAGTCCAGAAAGTGTAATTAAACAGCCCTCTGAAACACTTGTCGCTGCATCTGAACGAGGGTCCGCAACCGAAACGTCTTCGTCCAatgcctcaacagatgctgcctacctgacccgctgagttccgtcCAACTGTTTAATTTTACATGTACCAACATATTTGACAATTTGATTGACTTTGAAAAATACAATGTTCAAATATATAAGCAGATCAATAATGAATTGTTTAATATACCCGGTCGATAATGTAAGGCGCGAACCGTTCTCTTTTTTGTTATAATCGCCTTGCTGTGACATCTGGTAAATTTATGTTGCATAGAAAATCTGATTTCTATGCATTGTATGGCATTGAAATGTTTTGGGGTTTTTAGGTTGACATTAATGACAGATGGGTAGCCACCGCTGAAACATTGCTGGAGGCAAATTCACAAAAAACTGCTTTACCTAGTGATCGCCTTCCCATTAAGGCATAGAACTGCGCTGGTCGCGGTTTTCTGGTCATTCGGCGCAGGAGTTCCCTGACAGAGTTCGCTTTCAGTCGCTTCTCCTGAAATAAAATAACATTGGAGAGCACGGGTTTAAATCAGTTGTCAGGACGCACTGGAATGCCACCTTTAGCGCTGAAACAGACTGTCTGTTGCTGAGTACCAAGTAAGGCAGGGTAAACGAAAATGATCACATTTAACCCCATCATCCGCTCTATGATCCTAGTCTCTGGTTTCAAAGGTGTTACCTCAGGACACCACATTACAATGCGGCATCTCCAAAGAGGATCCCCCTCGGTCCAGGCTCTGTGCCACTTGGTTCATCTCCAAGCGCTGCTTTTTCGGGCAATCATTATGCCGGCATTGACGTTACAGTGAAAACAACCTTTAGGGTACTGCCCGTCTTTTACAGCATAACTACACTTAAATGGAATAAAACCTACAATGAATTATCGTCACATTGATTTGATCAGAGATGGTCTGAGAATAATTCTAATAAACGGGTTCTGATGAAAAGACCCAGGAGGTTAGCTCCTGCTTCTCCATGGGTGCTGACTGACCGAATTTCCAGCCCTTTCTgtacttatttcagatttccaagttCGGCAGGTTATTTGTGTGCTGGGAAAGTCCGATGCTTCCATGAAGATTATTTGCACCGTGTTGTTCTGATATAATTGATTTTCAATCATTGCGATTTTACATCTATttatatttaacattttaaactcccCGATGATTAATCTCTGCCAAATTTAAATATAGCCCCTCTTTTCCCAAAACATACATCACTGTCTTATTTATCTACGGGGACGAGGTTCCATCGTTGCTACGTGTTGCTACTTACGTTATTTCACTTAATATTAATGTGTTGCAGCCAAGATGCAATGCTGGGCTGATGTAGGACTTTAAAAAATTGTTTGACAGAATGTGGCCAAATGATAATGTAAGGGTGTACTGTTATATACTCTATGCTCGGGTACCCAACTGGGAATGCCTACTCGCTAAGGGAAAATGAATTGGGTTTTGCCAAGCACTGCCTTCATGCACTTGGAAATTTTATTCCAAAAGGCGATTTGACCGCTTACAATTTTATCCAAAGTCTGAGTGTCCCTCCCAAGTATCCAGCGAGAGATCCGTCTTCGTAAAATCCCGTAAGATTCAGCTACCGCCCAATATTGATGAAACCACAGTGCTTCCCCACAGCAATTAGGGTGTTTTGCGAATCGTTGACAATTCGCCGGTGGCAGAAGATTTTTGgaccatattttgttgcatataaaCACAAAACTGTTTTCAAAACTGGTCCTACAAATGGCTATTACACATCACGAGTCTCTAAAGACTATAAATACGAGCGGGTTGCTGGAAACAACAGAACAAATGTTAATTTGAATTTTAGTGACTTCGAACATTACCTGGCTGTGATTGTTGGCAATCAAATGTGATGTGTCTTCATTTGGAGAAATCTCTTGGCAAAAGACTTCTGTCAGAATCAGGAGGACTGCAGTCAGTGCGAGCAACCGGTGGCTCCTCATCTTGTACACGGGAGCGGATGGTGCCTGCGACGGGGCTCCGGCTGTGAGAAGGTGTAGTCGCGGAGCACAAGTAGCGACAGTTCAAGTGGTGGCAGTAGGAATGTCAATGCGCTCTCTCCGCTGGTGTCAGGGTGTCCACCAGCTGGCCCCGGTCCAACTCGTGCTTTTCCGTCCGATCCCGGAAATCGTCGAGATCCTTCCCCCCCACCGGCTCGGAGTCGCTGCTGACTACACGggcataaactgcagatgctgctcccTCTGATGGGGAGGAGGGCAAGGATGGTCTTCGTCAAGACGCAGTGTGAACCTTGGCGATCCAGAGCCTTGGAATGGAAGTCCAGTTGACTGCTGTGCAATTTATATCCCGGAGCGAGGCGAGGTCGATACAGTGCAGGTACTTCACTGGTTCGAACATCGCCCTCCAGGGCATCGAAGGTGAACGAATCTTCCCCCAGTCTGACGAAGTAAATTAAAGAATCAATCTCTGAGTGCAGAAATGTCAAGGTCTATAATTTCCTCCAGTCTGAATACTTAACTCATTTCTCAGATATGAGTAATAATGTGAAAACATGCCCAGGCCGACGTCAGTATTCTCATATTACTTCGATTCCGTGAAGCTGATGGCACGGGGTCGATCATTTAATGATTCCTCCTTTTAATAACAGTGATTCAATTGCCGAAAAGAAGGAAGCATTTTGAACAAACAGATGTAACAATAAAAACtattttttgaaataaatgaaaatgtaaaatacGACGTGCCTGATTTTCCGTGTGGCAATGTGTATGCAAGTCGCTGAATTAAGGAAATAAACTGCAATTGAACTGCAATCTCGACATATGTGTCTTATAAATTAAATGTTTGAATAACTACAGTACCGAATAACACACACATCGTGTTATTAACATATTCACGAATTTGCACAATGATTTGCATTTACTGTTAATTTCCTGAGACAGCGTTCAATTTATTGCATGAATTTGTCGTGGGGTTCATATTTTTCAGTAGTTATTTTATACTTGAGAAACGCTATACTTAAAACGGTTCTTAACTCCATTCACAACATGACACTTCGGATTTATGCATTACGTGTGCCAATACCCTTGACAGAATATTATTGTATGTCAATTGCCGAGGTTAAATTCTTGAGGATGTACAAAATAAAAAACCTCAACGCAAAAACGTATTTAATACATCAGATTAACTGCAGCTAATGAGTGTGGatattcatggaaacatagaaaataggtgcaggaggaggtcatttggcccttcgagcccgcaccgccattcattgtgatcgtggctgatcatcctcaatcagcaacccgtgcctgccttctccccatatcccttgattccgctcgtccctagagctctaactaaccctcttttaaatccatccagtgaattggcctctacttctgtggcagagaattccacaaattcacaactctccgggtgaaaaaggtttctctggtatcagttttaaatggcctcccctttattcttagactgtggcccctggttctggactcccccaacattgggaattctagcttgtccagtccttttataattgtatacgtttctataagatcatagaaacatagaaaataggtgcaggagtaggccattcggcccttcgagactgcaccgcaattcaatatgatcatccaactcagtattctgtacctgccttctctccatacccactgatccctttagccacaagggccacatctaactccctcttaaatatagccaatgaactggcctcaactaccttctgtggcagagagttccagagatttaccactctctgtgtgaaaaatgttttttctcatctcggtcctaaaggatttcccctttatccttaaactgtgaccccttgtcctggacttccccaacatcgggaacaatcttcctgcatctagcctgtccaaccccttaagaattttgtaagtttatataagattcccttctaaattccagtgaataaaaacCCAgtatttccaatctttcctcatatgacagtcccgccatcctgtggattaacctcgtgaacctacgctgcactgcctcaatagcaaggacgtccttcctcaaattaagagaccaacactgtacacaatgccctggtgtggtctcaccagggccctgtacaactgcagaaggacctatttactcctattctcaaatcctcttgttatgaaggccaacatgccatcagctttcttcactgcctgctgtacctgcatgtttactttcagtgactggtgtacaaggacacccaggtcttgttgcactttcctttttcctaatctgacaccattgagataataatctgcctccttgttcttgccgccaaagtggataacctcacatttatctacattacatctgccatgcatctgcccactcactcaacctatccaagtcaccccgcaacctcctagcatcctcttcgaagttcactgccacccagcattgtgtcatctgcaaatttgctagtgtttctttttaatcccatcatctaaatcattaatatatatggtaaatagttgcagccccagcactgagccttgcgacattccactcgccactgcctgccattctgacagggaccagtttattcctactctttgtttcctgtctgcggggtggaagattgcaaccttcacgtggtccaccctgtttcgactaatgcaatcaactcgacgtgcacaaacagaagatcaaatagaacatgttgtcctacaactttaggctgtgcacgccacatgaaagaagaagaagaagtttcctgtctgccagacaatTCTCTATCCAGGCCAAGgttgaagataactaaaaaggcaatacgggcagaaaagatgaggtacgaaggtaagaatataaaggaggatagtaaaagcttttttagatatgtgaagaggaaaaaaatagttatgactaaagttggacccttgaagactgaaacagatgcatttattatggggaacaaggaaatggcagacgagttgaacaggtactttagatctgtcttcactaaggaagacacaaacaatttccctgatgtattagtggccagagaatctagggtgacggaggaactgaaggaaattcacattaggcaggaaatggtgttgggtagactgatgggactgaaggctgataaatccccagggtctgatggtctgcaccccagggtacttaaggaagtgcctcaagaatcgtggacgcattggcgatcattttccaatgttctatagattcaggatcagttcctgtggatttgagGGTTGCTAATGTTTCCCTAGATCctgtgtcctctagtacatctgggagattgtttgtgtcttccttagtgtagacaggaccaaagtacctgttctgccatttccttgttccccaaaataatttcacctgtttctgccttcatggtacccacatttgtctttactaatcattttctcttcacatacctaaagcttttactatccttctttatattcttagcCAGCTTAccctcatatttcatcttttcaccccgtattgccctttttgttaccttctgttgtcctttgaaagtttcctaatcctctggcttccgactactatttgctatgttatacaccttttcttttggttttatttcatccttaacttcccttgtcagccaatgTTGCCTCTTACaccctttggaatctttcttcctctttggaacaaaatgatcctgcatcttctggattatgcccagaaattcctgccattgctgttccaccatcattcctgctaggatccttttccagtcgaccttggctaGCTCCTCtcccatgccttcatagtcccctttgttccattgcaacactgacacttctgatttaaaattctccctctcaaattgcagattaaaactaatcatattatggtaAATACCTcctagcagttcctttaccttgaattcccttattaaatctgattcattagacaacactaaatccagaattgccttctctctggtaggttccagtacaagctgctctaagaatccatcacggaggcactctatTTGCAGTTACTGGCAATATTAGAAAAGTACAAACGACAAGATTTGGTCTGAGGATGAAATGTTCTCTTTCCTTGCGTTTATGGCAAATAATCGTTTATATGTACATTTCTGAGTTAATTAATTAATCTCTCTTTATTAATTTTCTTGTAGTGGTCAATAATAAAGGAAGACATTAGCTAAAAGTCATGCACAGATTCCCGATTTTAAACGTTACTTTTGCAAAATTGTTAACATTGGCAAAATAATTTAAGTATTAAAAGCAAACAAAGAATAAGTAGGCCTCCTAACGTGAAATTCATGAAAAGAAAACTATCTTTCCATTACTTTTCCGTTAtgtctgatctcagacaacgatgagaaggcctaccggaggaggtggctgatctagcactctggtgccaggataacagcctccttttgaacatcaaaaaaatgaaggagctgatcatggactttaggaaggcacatcatccgaggacgtacactccattgaggataaatggggatcctgtggatagggtgtaagttattggggcaaatcctccaaaatcatggaagaactcggataaggacatggacattttaaaaagacaaatttgctggctgcaacggaaaaacccccaatccacaaatctgtctggcctgtggacttgggcatcaaaCAACTGTGCGAATTGgggtggacaggaaaggctgagacggagataacgagattatcttggatacacaaaggaaggaaccaagcctcagcagacggtggtaaacaggccagcccaagctcaatcaccatcttggatgatccatccatcgagacaataggagcccgtccaggcgatgggataaaaatcaggctgagggatcatgacatcagcaaacctctTATCattggaagcctattgttcatgccagatcgaaactgggtatcatcaaaagaacccttttatccagaggaccacctggggggtttcaaaggaagctcaggtataaaacagaagtcaagccagaactctctctctctttctgctctgctggacagctcgtgagcccaactgtaagtaccccagtgacctggtgaaattcccgaaataggatagaggttaagAAGATAAAGGGGGATAAAATTGTGtcaagtaagttttacgacgtgcccgatagttttccacccatagtcttagtttaaagcataagtttagccaggtattatgtagtgttggtgagattcgatttctcattgtttaataaagcctgtaaattttagacttgctttgagtccatcttggtttctgttttccctcatcagcacactctggtcaattcaaccttttatcatatcccaccataattccgaggtctagaacctaggggaatcccttttgttatattctctctcttggaaaccgctcgagtggagtggtggccgtttgaccctccgacaagggagagaataacttgggcagttgggcccgaagggaaataaagggaaaggCAAAACCCCTacaagggtgaactgttttaaatatctgggagtccacatctccgaggatatgacatgggcatcacacgcctcagcactcatgagtaaggcaaggcagcgcctttatcacctcaggcaattgaggaaattcagagtgtctccgaggatcctccagtgcttctacgcagctgcgatggaaagcatcttgtccgggaacattaccatctggtttgggaattgctctgccaaggacaagaaggctctgcagagagtagtgcgttcggccaaacgcactatgggaacttcacttgcccccctgcaggaactatacatcaggaggtgcaactccagagccaacaatatcatgagagaccccttccacccctgcaagggactgttccagctgctacggtcaggcaaacgcctccgttgccatgcggtgagaacagaggttgagaaggagtttcttcccagaggccattcggactgtaaatgcctatctcaccagggactaacgtttttccttccattatttattatgtaaaggtatatgtgtgttttgAATGTGTTTATagattgtttgtctttttgcacaaaagtccgtgagcattgccactttcatttcactgcacatctcgtatgtgtatgtgataaataaacttgacttgacttgacttgacttgatgtaaaACCAGCGGGGCACTTGATCTGATACTGGGAATTCCTCCAATTATTGTTATAATTTATGGCTTAATTTTCTTAAACAATCATCCAGGCTCTGGCGTACACTCCATTTCCCTCTGTCTTCCCATGACTTTTACCACTCTTCCAAATATTtggcttttttaaaaatcatatatgtttcagtgGGATAGTTTGTTTCAGACTCAAAAATGACCTGGATCTACTTCACTTGGCCTATTGTTCTGTTCAGATCGAAAACAGATGCTGTCTCACTGGCTTTCAACTCTGCTCTGGACTCTCTGGGTAACGAGAATACATACTTCAGGttgctattcattgactacagctcaatcATCCACTCTAAACTCATTACTAACTTCCAAGACCCGGGCCTCGGTATCTTCCTTTGCAACTGGATGCTGGACTTCCTCATTGGTAGATCTCAATCCATGCGGATCTCCTAAACACTGATCGTCAACAGAGGTGCACCTCAAAGCTGCATGTTTAACTCACTGCTTTATTTACAAATGTGCCAATGTCATCACTGCTGATAGCCTAATCACAGCTGGTGATGAATCAATGCacaggagagagatagaacaccTTGTTGAGACTTTCTTTTAACAACAACCCCTCAGTCAAggtcaacaaaaccaaggaactaatcatTGACTTCAGAAATGGGAAGCTAGAAGACGAGGGGCATGGCACAGATGGTGAAGATCGTTGTAGGGTGTTGAAGCTGGAGAGAGATTTGAATACaggaataataattaaaaaattcaTATTTTGCTTAACTCGAAGCTAATAGACATTAAATCCGAGGAACGGAATTAGAAATGCTTTCAGGTTTCAGAACAAAGTTGATCCAGAAGATTTCAAAGCATTATTTAATTAAGTAATCACTGTGTGTATGCAGCCTTGCATTATGAATACAAAGGCATGAGTGGTTAGACGCCACATTTAACTTAATTGAAATccaaatgctgaaaatctgaaaaagaaatgtaaaagcagaaaatgttggaaatgttcagcaggtcagggagcgtaTGTGGAGAAACATGTTTCCAACTGATACTACTGGTCCGATTCCTTCCATCATCCCAGCTGTACACAAGGAACATCCATTCGTGGGAATATCTACACAAAAATGGTTACTAGCAAACACCACTCAATCCCTTGACACCaacgtagacacaaggaactggagatgctgatttacataaaaacaagtgctggagtaaccttgtAAGCATCACTGGAAGACACGGAGATGAAAAGAAGAAAGAGGctatataaacatagaaagatagaaccTTAGGTCTCTGGCTTGACGTTTCATTCTTCCCTTCTCCTTATCCGCCACCATTTTGTCTTCTTCTCATCCAACTGGCCATTATCCCGTATTTGCCTCTCAATGCCCCccgtccccttagccacaagggtttcgacccaaacatcacccattattctaaataaagagatgctgcctgtccgctgagttgctccgtttcattttgtgtctaccttcttattTAAACAATATCTtttgttctttcttacacaccctatcatttgccaggctttgctcTGACCTcacatcttttccagctttctctccctactGCAATTATTCtgaaggtcccaatccaaaatgtcacctatccattcattccagagatgttacctgacctgctgagtcactccaacactttgtattttttccCTTGACACCAGAGTTACTTTAGTTATTTGCaaacatttaaattaattcaGT
It contains:
- the tac1 gene encoding protachykinin-1 — protein: MRSHRLLALTAVLLILTEVFCQEISPNEDTSHLIANNHSQEKRLKANSVRELLRRMTRKPRPAQFYALMGRRSLGNKPLTRKRHKLESFVGLMGKRSSASGSPPEWVIQDFIQRH